The Scleropages formosus chromosome 15, fSclFor1.1, whole genome shotgun sequence genomic sequence TCTGTTCTTGGGTAACACTGGTTCCAGCCTTTCAATGACCATGTTCCATCAGGACACTGCAAGCAGCTGGGCATGTCTGGAAAAGGTAAGACAACCACAAGTTATTCATTTTCACTGGCATTCATTCCAGGAAGTTGTTTTGCTTTACAAGTTATCCTTGTTAATGTTTACTTTATGACCTGTTATTTAGCATCGCTGAACCAACAAGCAATGgtaaatgctgaaataattttaactaattgaaaaatgtatttatatagcTGACAGTGAGAAGATATCAGTAATAgataataggaaaaaaaatcaatgtactaaagaaaaagtgtttttatttatttttttttctcccattacaaatgtatttattaaaagtaaaaagtatttATGGCAAAAGCTTttcttaaaagtaaaatttctcCAGAAACATATTAAAGTACAAgtaatggaataaatgtaactcaatGCTACTCACCTTTGAAAAAGACGGAAATGTGTTTCATTGCATGTATCTCTAGAAACGCATAATTAATCATTAGTAATTACTGCATACTTACTGGAGACATTAGAGAAGGTCCCCATATCACACTGTGTGCAGTTATAACAGCACGATACGTtgtaaattttcataaatgtacCAGGGGGACATGGCGTTGAGCATTTGGAGTCTGGGACCTGTGATTGAGAAcgaaattgtttatttttctcaaacTAGAACCCATTTGTTAATAGTTACCATAGGTGTCATGTATGTAATACGTATTTATGAGAAATTTATACATCGGAAGAACTCAGACCGTTTTGTTTTGCCACATGATGTCTTTTGTGTCCACTTTCATATTTCCTGTCTTTGGGTCATATCCTCCTATCACCCGGAAATCTCTGCCGTTTCCAGATCTTGCCCAGTAAATCAGATCATAGCCGTTCATAAAGCTGCCGTTTTCGTTAAAGTAAAACCGTTGATTGTTTAATGTGAAATTCACCATTTTAAGCTCTTGCAGGAGCTGAAAATAGCAAGACGAGAATGCAGATATATACACCTCAACAAAACAGTAGAAGGAATGATGTGCACAAACAATATCGCATACAATTAACctctgaaaaaatatatattttgaccTTAGCAATCATTTCAGAGTTTTACACTCTTTCACTTCATCCTGTGAActaaatttttcattcatattcattgaATATCTTCTTACCATCCAAGGATGAATGTTTCTGTCTCCTTGACAAAGGGTCCCATTGCACTGCAGGAGATTCCTCAGGGCATGAGCTATAGCCCATACAGCCAGTCTCTCTCCATAGGTCCtatttaaatacacactttGTATCAGGAAGTCATCATTAGCTTGCTGGGGGTCTGGGATGCTGCAGGCCAGTGGAGATTTGAAAGTGAGGGAGGGTGGCCTGGTGCAGAGGGATGGAGGGTTGTTGgcaatgcactcattgtacTGCAGTAGCTCTGGAGTGCATTCAAACCTCAGGTTTTTGTACTCCTCGATAAAGTGGTTCACCACCCCTGGATCTGGCTGCAGGTTCTGAAGAAACTCACTGAAACCTGGATTTTGCCCTGTGATGAAGCTGAAGCCAAAGATTTCCCCTACCATGTTGATCCCCGGCATGTTGGCTAAGGACTGGGCCAAAGACCAGGCATCACTGGCAATCCAGATTCGGGAGGTGTTGGTCTTTATCATTTCTTCAAAAATTTTCATTACTAGCTCTTCCTTCAAGATAAGCAGCACGACCTGAGCTTTGTAGGAGCGAATCGTTTCTGCGACCTCTTTCACCCTGAGGTCTGTGTTTCCGTTGTTGAGGTACTGCGGCATCACCTCCTGATAGGCCACACACACCTTGGTGTCCTCTGCATTCAACAAGAAGTTCTCCAGGGCAGACTTGCCATAGTCGTCATCGCCGTAGACCACACCAACCCAGTCCCAGCTGAAGGATGACATGAACTTGGCAATTCCTCGAGTCTGGTGCTCATCATTGGGAATGGTACGGAGGAAAGATGGGAACCGCAACTTGTCGTCTAAAGTGTCTGCAGATGATGATGTGCTAATCTGAATGGATGGCAAAAGCAAACAAGATAGAGCTCTAATTTCTATACAGCGGTTATGAACAAATCTCGAATACCAAACAGCTCCTGGGTGGAAGCTGTGACTAACCTCTGGAACCATGTACAGTCCTAGGAACCTGGCCACAGTGATGGACACCTCAGAGAAGCGAGCCCCGATCACAGCCTTGACCAGAGGGCTGGTGAAGGGATTACATTCAACGTGCAGAGTGTCATTGGTGGACACAAGGTGCTCCGCGATTTGTAATGCTTTGATGGGGTACGAGCAGTCGTCACAGATGAGATATCCCAACCGCACTCCAGGAAGGAAGCCGGAGTCGTTGATTACATCAATGGTGTGGATGACAGCTAGGGTTTCCACAAAtgactgcaaaataaaactaGGGAAAACAATGtgggtggaaaaaaatttttactttggCAACAATGACAAATGTCAACAATGTGACACCTAGCTACTGTGCAGATTTATAACAGTGGGAAATAGAAAGTGGGATCTttgtaaaaacaataatatcACTTGTTAGTAATTTCACTTCATAACATTTTTGTGTGGATTATGGCAACAAGAtcatggtggttcagagcctgtcctggaagcatggggGTGAGGTATGTGCACTTTGGGTGGGTcaccagtccatttcagggAAATCACATGCTgacgtacacatacacacacacacacacacacgcacacacacacacacacgcacacacacacacacacgcacacacacgcacacacacacacacacacacgcacacacacacacacacacacacacgctaagggcaatttagtgccTCCAATTCGTCTAAAACACGTGTCTGGACtattggaggaaaccagagcatctggaggaaactcacggaCACGCAGGGAGAATGTGCGAACTGCACAAATACACTGGCCCAGTTTCAAACCCAGTTTCAGATCAGCTCTGCTGACTGAATGAAGCAAGTCCATTAAGTGTAACCAGGCAGTTAGCTTGCAGACTGTGTTCTTTTATATGTTTTGTGGTCATTCTTATGAATCTAATTGATAATAAATAACTTTATTGGTGTGGCAGAAATAATTTGTAGAAAGTGATATAGACATATTTTCCTTCAGTGGGACCTGATATGGAAACTGAATCACATAATCGGTAACTTGACACTTCAGTCCATTTGGAAGACATATTTTACTCTTATTCAAGATGATTTTCCTGCAATCGCTTTTGAAAATAACAGCACTTTGTGAGtattgattatgattatttattatcTACATTTTATTCTAGAAAACACTCTAAGAAACGGGTATTTGAGAGAAAACCCTAAATGCCAatagaattaatttttaattaaaaaaacaacaattttaagACAAATGGCTATATTGTGTTTACCATAAACAAtgctattttaatatttgtactACGCTGACTATAACTGTGGCTACTGGCTAGCTCTGTAAATTAAGTTTCTGTGTAGTTTTTCTATGTAGCCCATTGCTACCCCTGCTTcacctgctgttgctgtttattATATGGCTGCAATTATGACCCACAGACGGTACAGTCTGGCATCCCGATCCTGGCATAGACCTCTGCTCTGCTTACTCTGTGCAGTTGAAACCTTCCGGTTTTATCCGTTCGTTCAGCGACTCCACTTCGCCATGGCACTGGCCGATCACTCCTATCAGGATGTCTCCAGGTGCTTGGGCTCCACAGGTAGGTTGACAGGCATCCTGGCAATGTACCGATGCCAGCAGGAAACACAGCGCCGGAGCAGACGCACGCAAGGGCGAGGGCATGGTGTCCACAGAACGGCGGAGTGCAGCAGGTGTCACGGTTTGCCGGTCCTTTTCATCCAACTGCTGACGTTTGTCAGAGGGAGTGTCTGACTGTAAAAGTCTTGCGTGCTACATACGCTGCGATTTCTGTGGAAATCCTACAGCCCATCGCTGTTTTTTTGGTAGTCATTTGGAAAGGTGTGTGTTGCATTGGAACGAGGGATGGTGGGGGAGGTGCAGGTGATCGCCCTCCAGCTAATGAGGCCAATGCTGTAATTTTCACACCTTCGTCATGACACGGCGACGTAACTACGGTGGCAAATTCCTAACCTTGGGCTTCAGCGGATTCCACGAGTCTTTGGATCAAAGCCCCTAAAATAGTTTTATTATGATTTCACGCCTTCCTTCAGACCTCTGTGCTTTGAAGTGACCAAacttctctcctcttctctagGTAGAGACTGTGAAAGTGCCACTTAGGTACACATCCCCATCAGGCAAACCTCTCCATGTCTGTTATTGTTGTTCTTCGAACCTTATCCTAACAGGCCGCCATatacaagtcaaagtcaactttattgtaattctacctataggtgagttacacatataGGAGAacgaaattttgtttttctttggacCTCTGCACCATGCAAAACAGTGTCATTtgtaaaaaagataaatagAACGAATgagtgcagaaacaagacaagacagTACAGTTCACAGGCGAGAGTCTggcaacaacatacacaatatataatatacgcAATTCTTTACGTTGTTATGTACACTGGTTTTCGTGCAGTGTCAATGATTATAAGCTTAGCTGAATCAACAAAttctctaaaataaatatttagactTCTTTCCAGTCAgtgacagctggcagtgtagtggttagagttgttccCTTTGGagccacaggttgcaggtttaaatcccacctgtagctgttgtatccttgaacAAATTACttgctgtaaattgctccagtgaagtttcCCACCTGTATAAGTAGTTGcaggtggcttaacattgtcaaTTACTCCTGACGGTTTGTCACGTTGGACAAAGGAGTCGATTAAATAACGGTTCATCATAATGCTGTTGCCTGCAGTTTTGGCAAGTTATGAAATAAGGACTGAACAACtgtttccaagtttttttttggccacttgtttctcatttataaattatataataacaAATTAGATAagttttgtttacttgtttttgttgctgacatttaagttcaagtttattgtcataggcacaagtatcatgaaattcttcttgaatgcttcttcGCAGACTGTGGACtaacataatacacacacacacacacacacacacacacacacacacacacacacacacacattttctgaaccgcttgtcccatacggggtcgcggggaaccggagcctacccggcaacacagggcgtaaggctggagggggaggggacacacccaggacgggacaccagtccatcacaaggcaccccaagcgaaactcgaaccccagacccactggagagcaggacccggtccaacccactgcgccaccacgccacccacactaacataataataatgcataaatgTCACACCTGAGTGTGGAGGGTTTATTTCACAATGTTGCTTAGCCTCATCCATGTTCTATTCATACAGTATCTCGTTGTATTACCTTGAATTgaatttt encodes the following:
- the LOC108940279 gene encoding G-protein coupled receptor family C group 6 member A-like — its product is MPSPLRASAPALCFLLASVHCQDACQPTCGAQAPGDILIGVIGQCHGEVESLNERIKPEGFNCTDFILQSFVETLAVIHTIDVINDSGFLPGVRLGYLICDDCSYPIKALQIAEHLVSTNDTLHVECNPFTSPLVKAVIGARFSEVSITVARFLGLYMVPEISTSSSADTLDDKLRFPSFLRTIPNDEHQTRGIAKFMSSFSWDWVGVVYGDDDYGKSALENFLLNAEDTKVCVAYQEVMPQYLNNGNTDLRVKEVAETIRSYKAQVVLLILKEELVMKIFEEMIKTNTSRIWIASDAWSLAQSLANMPGINMVGEIFGFSFITGQNPGFSEFLQNLQPDPGVVNHFIEEYKNLRFECTPELLQYNECIANNPPSLCTRPPSLTFKSPLACSIPDPQQANDDFLIQSVYLNRTYGERLAVWAIAHALRNLLQCNGTLCQGDRNIHPWMLLQELKMVNFTLNNQRFYFNENGSFMNGYDLIYWARSGNGRDFRVIGGYDPKTGNMKVDTKDIMWQNKTVPDSKCSTPCPPGTFMKIYNVSCCYNCTQCDMGTFSNVSNMPSCLQCPDGTWSLKGWNQCYPRTETFFGWNEPYAIILLTFVGLGFLLLLMVFVVFMASRHSPVVNVAGGKLCYIMMAALVVSFGSVVLFMGKPSVHICRARQTMYGLGFTLCVSCILVKAFRTFLAFLFNFNRQYKLKKLYKPFSIIVLFTTVQVLICTFWLVFDSPRVETITSNQSMSIFFQCNEGSGVGFGIMLSYIGLLAFVCFLLAFNGRKVPHRFNETGYIIFSMLIYLFVWVCFIPIYVTKSQQRSAVQASAILVSSYGIIFCHFLPKCYMILCKKKKDISPEAYREKVRIFSITSANQALCHLSTDSGIGDMKTMATTSSMKVEVSSVGISLNDPSPSVRKRHRRSSI